A window of Ignicoccus hospitalis KIN4/I contains these coding sequences:
- a CDS encoding B12-binding domain-containing radical SAM protein, whose protein sequence is MKSADVTRIRLCDKTVREFNPVHKYNPRKGPRVALFYPAPYSVASQSLGFQLLYAYFVSYGVRVERFTYDSCGTSLESGKTLKEFDVVVVSSSFELDYPYLSEYLRKYGREGQRVIAGGIAPTSNPIPILDVVTNVVLADVEIAVPSVVDALFSGDWESFESLEFVVSGEDDEGKRAYANVAEEPLLSTQFVPLDFDPPWGKGFLVEVTRGCPWKCRFCLEGWVTKPFRQRDVEQVKRALANVRRPFEKVITISLSLGNYESVDEYLDSLIELKRKRKVQGSVPSLRLETVTEELLEKVKGLGQRTVTVAPETFDPLKARVLGKGYAPEFFKEKVSIINKLNLKLKVYMMVVPGEPARVTEGDAEVLKELAPGSHVSVNPLVPKPWTPLQGAPIPGEREERALSVFAEKLRYVDLYPVKWARLQAALGLARRPLGKHLAPTSDPEGLIRELNERGLISLKELESWRTDWDEPWLRFRVGDLKEIKRLGEDSYEAWKELISS, encoded by the coding sequence GTGAAGTCAGCGGACGTGACGAGGATTCGTCTGTGCGACAAAACGGTTAGGGAGTTCAACCCGGTACATAAGTATAATCCGAGGAAGGGCCCCCGCGTAGCGCTCTTCTACCCGGCCCCCTATTCTGTGGCCTCCCAAAGCTTGGGCTTCCAGCTGCTCTACGCGTACTTCGTCAGCTACGGGGTGAGGGTTGAGAGGTTCACTTACGACTCTTGCGGGACGAGCCTGGAGTCCGGCAAGACTTTAAAAGAGTTCGACGTAGTAGTGGTCTCATCGTCCTTCGAGCTGGACTACCCCTACTTATCTGAGTATTTGAGGAAGTACGGCCGCGAGGGACAAAGAGTAATAGCCGGAGGTATCGCGCCTACGTCCAATCCCATACCGATATTAGACGTGGTGACCAACGTGGTGCTCGCTGACGTAGAAATTGCTGTGCCCAGTGTTGTAGACGCGCTATTCAGCGGGGATTGGGAAAGCTTCGAGTCCTTAGAGTTCGTGGTCTCTGGGGAGGACGACGAGGGCAAGAGGGCTTACGCGAACGTCGCTGAGGAGCCGCTGCTATCGACCCAGTTCGTACCCTTGGACTTCGACCCTCCGTGGGGCAAGGGGTTCCTCGTGGAGGTGACCAGAGGCTGCCCTTGGAAGTGCCGCTTCTGCCTAGAGGGTTGGGTCACCAAGCCCTTCCGCCAGAGGGACGTGGAGCAAGTCAAGAGGGCCCTAGCTAACGTCCGTAGGCCGTTCGAGAAGGTAATAACCATCTCTCTGAGCTTAGGTAATTATGAGTCAGTAGACGAGTACTTGGACTCATTGATCGAACTTAAGAGAAAGAGGAAGGTGCAAGGCTCAGTGCCCAGCCTAAGGTTGGAGACAGTTACGGAGGAGTTGCTCGAGAAAGTTAAGGGTTTGGGTCAGAGGACCGTAACGGTCGCGCCGGAGACCTTCGACCCGTTGAAGGCCCGCGTGCTGGGCAAGGGCTATGCTCCAGAATTCTTTAAAGAGAAAGTAAGCATAATCAATAAACTCAACTTAAAGCTAAAAGTATACATGATGGTTGTTCCCGGGGAGCCTGCGAGGGTTACGGAGGGCGACGCGGAGGTCTTGAAGGAACTGGCGCCGGGCTCCCACGTCTCGGTGAACCCCTTAGTACCCAAGCCTTGGACCCCCCTTCAAGGGGCCCCCATTCCCGGAGAGAGGGAGGAGAGGGCTTTGTCCGTCTTCGCGGAGAAGTTGAGATACGTCGACTTGTACCCGGTCAAGTGGGCCCGCTTGCAAGCCGCGCTCGGCCTAGCGAGGAGGCCTTTGGGCAAGCACTTAGCTCCCACCTCCGACCCAGAAGGACTGATAAGGGAACTGAACGAAAGGGGACTGATTTCCTTGAAAGAGTTAGAAAGCTGGAGGACCGATTGGGACGAACCTTGGTTGAGGTTCAGGGTGGGAGACTTGAAGGAAATAAAGAGGCTCGGCGAGGACAGCTACGAGGCTTGGAAGGAGCTGATCAGCTCGTGA
- the hcp gene encoding hydroxylamine reductase has translation MLCDQCAMSLPPRGCTSYGVCGKDADLQSLQEALIYGLKGISAYYYHARSLGYDDPEISYFLASALYKTLTNVDFSKENFIKMILEAGRIHIKTMELLDKAYVETFGAPQVVEVPTGTEEGHGILVTGHSYKPLYELLKQIREMGLEDEIKVYTHSEMLPAHSYPKLKAFPSLYGNWGGSWVYQKREFAQFPGVIIGTSNCVQQPTPAYANRIFTTDIAGLEGVPHLEGDFTPAIKRALETPRLEKKEGGKLVTGFHHTNVLPLLDKVIDLINEGKIRHVFVVGGCDLPNPKMSYYKRFTELVPKDSIILSAACAKFHYNNRNYGTIEGIPRFMDFGQCNNVYSILVIASELAKRLGKDLNNLPVSIVLSWMEQKAVAILYSLLYLGIRGIYIGPVLPKFFTPNVLEKLVKEFDLRLVGDPEKDLHEMLKKGSSVDEGSPVFTS, from the coding sequence ATGCTCTGTGACCAATGCGCCATGAGCTTGCCCCCTAGGGGGTGCACCTCCTACGGCGTGTGCGGTAAGGACGCCGACCTGCAGTCCCTCCAAGAGGCCCTCATATACGGCCTCAAGGGGATCTCCGCATATTATTATCACGCGCGCTCCTTGGGCTACGACGACCCCGAGATAAGTTACTTCTTGGCCTCAGCTCTGTACAAAACTCTGACTAACGTAGACTTCAGCAAGGAAAACTTCATCAAAATGATATTGGAAGCCGGAAGGATACACATAAAGACTATGGAGCTGTTGGACAAAGCGTACGTTGAGACCTTCGGAGCGCCCCAAGTGGTGGAGGTCCCTACGGGGACCGAGGAGGGTCACGGCATATTGGTCACGGGTCACAGCTACAAGCCGCTGTACGAGCTTTTGAAACAGATAAGGGAAATGGGTTTGGAAGACGAGATAAAGGTCTACACCCACTCAGAAATGCTCCCGGCTCACTCGTACCCCAAGCTGAAGGCCTTCCCCAGCCTCTACGGTAACTGGGGAGGCAGCTGGGTCTACCAGAAGAGGGAGTTCGCCCAGTTCCCCGGGGTCATAATAGGCACGAGCAACTGCGTCCAACAGCCTACCCCCGCCTACGCGAACAGGATTTTCACTACCGACATAGCCGGGCTCGAGGGGGTGCCCCACCTAGAAGGGGACTTCACGCCCGCCATAAAGAGAGCCCTAGAGACCCCGAGGCTGGAGAAGAAGGAGGGAGGTAAGCTCGTTACGGGCTTCCACCACACGAACGTACTACCGTTGCTGGACAAGGTGATAGATTTGATCAACGAGGGTAAGATAAGGCACGTCTTCGTGGTGGGCGGCTGTGACTTGCCGAACCCCAAGATGAGCTACTACAAGAGGTTTACCGAGCTCGTGCCTAAGGACTCCATAATACTGAGCGCCGCGTGTGCCAAGTTCCACTATAACAATAGGAACTACGGCACTATAGAGGGCATACCCCGGTTCATGGACTTCGGCCAATGCAACAACGTATATTCGATACTGGTCATCGCTTCCGAGCTGGCGAAGAGGCTTGGAAAGGACCTTAACAACTTGCCCGTAAGCATTGTCCTAAGCTGGATGGAACAGAAGGCCGTCGCAATCCTGTACTCCTTGCTGTACTTAGGCATAAGAGGTATCTACATAGGCCCTGTCCTCCCGAAGTTCTTCACGCCCAACGTGCTAGAGAAGTTGGTGAAAGAGTTCGATTTGAGGCTCGTCGGCGACCCGGAGAAGGACCTACACGAGATGCTGAAGAAGGGCTCCTCGGTGGACGAGGGCTCCCCGGTCTTCACGAGCTGA
- the cedA1 gene encoding DNA import protein CedA1, producing the protein MNFEELVNTIQDWTLKITVVAWALVGLSWVLGWALRGAPVPLSRIKRLGHGIVEDAVIAALWLALGSAVFYLISVMAKNFLPQATIEVKPPVSAR; encoded by the coding sequence GTGAACTTCGAGGAACTGGTTAATACTATACAAGACTGGACCCTCAAGATAACCGTCGTGGCTTGGGCTTTGGTGGGCCTCTCTTGGGTCCTGGGCTGGGCGCTGAGGGGCGCGCCGGTGCCCCTCTCGAGGATAAAGAGGCTGGGCCACGGCATAGTAGAGGACGCGGTTATAGCGGCTCTGTGGCTGGCCCTGGGCAGCGCAGTATTTTACTTGATATCGGTAATGGCTAAGAACTTTTTGCCCCAAGCGACCATAGAGGTCAAGCCGCCCGTGAGCGCGCGATGA
- a CDS encoding metal-sulfur cluster assembly factor: MSQQTKIDKEEIKKRVIEEVLKKVSDPEIPISVWDLGLVYDVDVTDDGVVKIKMTLTSPACPAGGQILWQIVNMAKQIPGVKDVDIDLTFDPPWTPFKMKEEGRKKYKELFGYDIVEEYKAKYGSEEGYLRAMGYID; this comes from the coding sequence TTGAGCCAACAAACCAAGATAGACAAGGAAGAGATTAAGAAGAGGGTAATCGAAGAGGTGTTGAAGAAGGTCAGCGACCCCGAAATCCCCATAAGTGTTTGGGACTTGGGCTTGGTTTATGATGTGGACGTGACTGACGACGGCGTAGTCAAGATAAAGATGACCCTAACTTCGCCGGCGTGTCCGGCCGGGGGGCAGATATTGTGGCAGATAGTCAATATGGCTAAACAGATACCCGGGGTCAAGGACGTGGACATAGATCTGACGTTCGACCCTCCTTGGACGCCGTTCAAGATGAAGGAGGAGGGGAGGAAGAAGTATAAGGAGCTCTTCGGTTACGACATAGTGGAAGAGTACAAGGCCAAGTACGGCAGCGAGGAAGGCTACTTGAGGGCCATGGGTTACATAGACTAA
- a CDS encoding RibD family protein — translation MIEVVIFSTASLDGRIATKSGDSKLSCENDLRLLHKWRCWSDLVLVGANTAKTDDPGLFVKRVPCKRQPLRGVVDGRLSVPHDLRLFREWPWTSLVVTTVEGIRNNEWKYKYFKSLGVEVLVAGKGPEVDWGRALEELGSKGVRKVLVEGGGRLNWSLLKYVNTLEITYVGKVLGAGTNLFEGEGFERVDESPDFEPSAAKFCECGRCIHVTWTRKLHTSI, via the coding sequence GTGATAGAAGTCGTCATATTTTCCACCGCCAGTTTGGACGGCAGAATAGCCACCAAGTCCGGAGACTCCAAACTCTCTTGTGAAAACGACCTAAGGCTCCTCCACAAGTGGCGCTGCTGGTCCGACTTGGTCTTGGTTGGAGCGAACACTGCTAAGACGGACGACCCCGGACTTTTCGTGAAGAGGGTGCCGTGCAAACGTCAACCCTTGAGGGGGGTAGTGGACGGGAGGCTCTCGGTCCCACACGACCTAAGGCTGTTCCGGGAGTGGCCGTGGACCAGCTTGGTCGTTACAACTGTCGAAGGTATAAGGAATAACGAGTGGAAGTACAAGTACTTTAAGTCGTTGGGCGTCGAGGTGCTCGTCGCCGGAAAGGGGCCCGAGGTGGACTGGGGGAGGGCGCTGGAAGAGCTGGGCTCTAAGGGGGTGAGGAAGGTCTTAGTTGAAGGGGGCGGAAGGCTTAACTGGAGCTTGCTGAAATATGTGAATACCTTGGAAATAACGTACGTAGGCAAAGTCTTGGGCGCCGGGACGAACTTGTTCGAAGGGGAGGGCTTCGAAAGGGTAGACGAGTCGCCGGACTTCGAGCCCTCCGCGGCTAAGTTCTGCGAGTGCGGTAGGTGTATTCACGTAACCTGGACTCGGAAACTGCACACCTCAATTTAA
- a CDS encoding RNA-binding domain-containing protein: MRVRVEAEVRPTEDPNKVLKALRNLFNMEFKLVERGRGWASWVGESEDLTSLLPLKRAIQAKAVDETFYKYLKRLSKGTQNLLIFKLNKQAAYAGTPSLAEEDVESPLGAITVEVEAEDVKKVIAWLTGKEGEVSGRDEDSSVRQNG; this comes from the coding sequence TTGAGGGTTAGGGTGGAGGCCGAAGTCAGGCCCACAGAGGACCCGAACAAGGTCTTGAAGGCCCTTAGGAACTTGTTTAACATGGAGTTCAAGTTGGTCGAGAGGGGCAGAGGGTGGGCCAGCTGGGTCGGCGAGAGTGAGGACCTAACTTCCCTCCTCCCCCTCAAGAGGGCCATCCAAGCGAAGGCCGTGGACGAGACGTTTTACAAGTACTTGAAGAGGCTGAGCAAAGGCACACAGAACTTGTTAATTTTTAAGCTAAATAAACAAGCCGCTTATGCCGGAACGCCCTCTTTAGCGGAAGAGGATGTCGAGTCCCCCTTAGGGGCTATAACGGTTGAAGTGGAAGCCGAGGACGTGAAGAAAGTAATAGCTTGGTTGACGGGGAAGGAAGGTGAAGTCAGCGGACGTGACGAGGATTCGTCTGTGCGACAAAACGGTTAG
- a CDS encoding OB-fold nucleic acid binding domain-containing protein — translation MDKIKDLKEGKSVTIRGRVLEVSEKRVVNTKYGPAELSEAVVGDETGRVRVTLWRDKAGSLEVGDVVEIRDGWTTSYKGEVQVNVNRRTEIVKLDDSEAPSPEEIPEERPKSTARAGPSRSSFSRRRGSNRPSP, via the coding sequence TTGGACAAGATTAAAGACTTGAAGGAAGGCAAGAGCGTAACCATAAGGGGTCGCGTGCTAGAGGTAAGCGAGAAAAGGGTCGTTAACACGAAGTACGGACCGGCAGAGCTCAGCGAGGCGGTCGTGGGCGACGAAACCGGAAGGGTGAGGGTAACCCTCTGGAGGGACAAGGCTGGATCTCTGGAAGTGGGCGACGTGGTCGAGATAAGGGACGGGTGGACCACCTCATACAAGGGAGAGGTTCAAGTAAACGTGAACAGGAGGACCGAGATCGTCAAGCTGGACGACTCGGAGGCGCCAAGCCCGGAGGAGATACCGGAGGAGAGGCCTAAGAGCACGGCACGCGCAGGACCTTCACGTTCCTCTTTCTCACGAAGACGAGGAAGCAACCGTCCTTCCCCTTAA
- a CDS encoding nicotinamide-nucleotide adenylyltransferase, with protein MRALFPGRFQPFHKGHLAVVKWSLERVDELVIVVGSAQESHTLQNPMTAGERVLAIRRALEDEGIDLRKVYIIPVPDILMNSAWVAHVRTYVPPFEAVVTRNPLVKVLFEEAGYEVLEPPPFGREKYVATNIRALMALGDPKWEEMVPRAVAEIIKELGIIRRMRELSKRD; from the coding sequence ACTTGGCTGTGGTCAAGTGGAGCTTAGAAAGGGTCGACGAGCTGGTAATAGTCGTGGGCAGCGCCCAAGAGAGCCATACCTTGCAGAACCCAATGACCGCGGGCGAGAGGGTTTTGGCGATCAGAAGGGCCCTAGAGGACGAGGGAATAGACTTGAGGAAGGTATACATAATTCCGGTGCCGGACATACTAATGAACTCCGCTTGGGTGGCCCACGTGAGGACCTACGTCCCGCCTTTCGAAGCCGTAGTGACGAGGAACCCCCTAGTTAAGGTCTTGTTTGAGGAAGCGGGGTACGAGGTCCTCGAACCCCCTCCCTTCGGGAGGGAGAAGTACGTCGCGACGAACATAAGGGCATTGATGGCCTTAGGAGACCCCAAGTGGGAGGAGATGGTGCCTAGGGCGGTGGCAGAGATCATAAAAGAGTTAGGAATAATAAGGAGGATGAGGGAGCTCTCGAAACGGGATTAG
- a CDS encoding multiheme c-type cytochrome, whose product MRGALLALLLATALLAMPMGHMMAHDEMANTVNLQEAVAKLKNVSPQTKTCLSCHISVTPGIVADWLKSKMAHVTPAEAWQKPALEREVSTPLDEIPANLRNVVVGCYECHGLNPEKHPDTIDHFGFKIHPIVTPNDCAVCHRTEVEQYSKSSKAWAYYNLMHNPIYRALVNASTMFTCMGKTFGGERTSQETSCLACHGTVVKVVGTVDTISHGIPVTLVKYEGYPNHGVGRVNPDGSLGACTACHPRHSFDIEIARSPYTCGQCHLDPDVPAFNVWKESKHGNIWFMHHKKYNMKAPAWKPGADFTAPTCATCHMSLLVNPVTGEVIAERTHNVDTRLWVRLFGLIYAHPMPRTGQHFKLSVEAMPESTAEALAKQGLTIAKALVGVKLPMPISLAPDIKTGKFLYATLPDGSPGLISEEEMAKRREQMVKICSACHNTEYAEYRMRLLDTQIEETNKATLKTTVLLLKAWQSGLAHVDLAKPVTLFDEYIEKLWVESWLFYSNSIRYGTAMNGQDWTTFKRGWYQLTKDIEHMKTLLRLWEAARAAAK is encoded by the coding sequence ATGAGGGGCGCGCTGCTGGCTCTCCTACTGGCGACCGCGCTCCTCGCCATGCCTATGGGACACATGATGGCTCACGACGAAATGGCTAACACTGTGAACCTCCAAGAGGCCGTCGCCAAACTGAAGAACGTTAGCCCGCAGACCAAGACGTGTCTCAGCTGTCACATAAGCGTCACTCCGGGCATAGTGGCCGACTGGCTCAAGAGCAAGATGGCCCACGTGACCCCGGCTGAAGCTTGGCAGAAGCCAGCTCTGGAGAGGGAAGTGAGCACCCCGCTGGACGAGATACCGGCCAACTTGAGGAACGTGGTGGTCGGCTGCTACGAGTGCCACGGCCTCAACCCCGAGAAGCACCCTGACACCATAGACCACTTCGGCTTCAAGATACACCCCATAGTGACCCCCAACGACTGTGCTGTCTGCCACAGGACCGAAGTAGAGCAGTACTCCAAGAGCAGCAAGGCTTGGGCCTACTACAACTTGATGCATAACCCCATATACAGAGCTCTAGTTAACGCCAGCACCATGTTCACTTGTATGGGCAAGACCTTCGGTGGCGAGAGGACCAGCCAAGAGACCAGCTGTCTAGCATGCCACGGCACCGTGGTCAAGGTCGTAGGTACCGTTGACACCATATCTCACGGCATACCGGTCACCTTGGTGAAGTACGAGGGCTACCCCAACCACGGCGTCGGTAGGGTGAACCCCGACGGCAGCCTGGGCGCTTGTACCGCTTGCCACCCGAGGCACAGCTTCGACATAGAGATAGCTAGGAGCCCCTACACTTGTGGGCAGTGCCACCTAGACCCCGACGTGCCGGCGTTCAACGTGTGGAAGGAGAGCAAGCACGGCAACATATGGTTCATGCACCACAAGAAGTACAACATGAAGGCGCCGGCATGGAAGCCGGGAGCCGACTTCACCGCGCCCACTTGTGCCACGTGTCACATGAGCCTGCTAGTCAACCCGGTGACCGGTGAAGTGATAGCGGAGAGGACCCACAACGTGGACACCAGGCTGTGGGTGAGGCTGTTCGGCCTGATATACGCCCACCCGATGCCTAGGACCGGCCAGCACTTCAAGCTCAGCGTAGAAGCCATGCCGGAGAGCACCGCTGAAGCCTTGGCGAAGCAAGGCCTCACCATAGCTAAGGCATTAGTCGGCGTGAAGCTACCCATGCCGATAAGCTTAGCCCCCGACATCAAGACCGGTAAGTTCCTCTACGCCACTCTGCCGGACGGCAGCCCCGGCCTGATAAGCGAGGAGGAGATGGCCAAGAGGAGGGAGCAGATGGTGAAGATATGCTCCGCGTGTCACAACACCGAGTACGCGGAGTACAGGATGAGGCTGCTGGACACCCAGATAGAGGAGACCAACAAGGCCACCCTAAAGACTACCGTGCTGCTGCTGAAGGCGTGGCAGAGCGGCCTGGCACACGTAGACTTGGCCAAGCCCGTCACGCTCTTCGACGAATACATTGAGAAGCTGTGGGTGGAGAGCTGGCTGTTCTACAGCAACAGCATAAGGTACGGCACCGCCATGAACGGTCAAGACTGGACGACCTTCAAGAGGGGCTGGTACCAGCTCACTAAGGACATAGAGCACATGAAGACCTTGCTACGGCTCTGGGAGGCCGCCAGGGCCGCCGCTAAGTAA
- a CDS encoding winged helix-turn-helix domain-containing protein, giving the protein MLPLLLCFADDPSSAGELSTCLGLPSSRTKTLIYYARKAGYIKKKENTYELTEKGKELVESFEVVERKGKRLKVKGKDGCFLVFVRKRNVKVLRVPCS; this is encoded by the coding sequence TTGCTCCCCCTGCTCCTCTGCTTCGCGGACGACCCTTCCTCCGCGGGCGAGCTCTCGACTTGTTTAGGGTTGCCCTCCTCCCGAACCAAGACCTTGATCTACTACGCTAGGAAGGCCGGCTACATTAAAAAGAAGGAAAACACTTACGAGTTGACAGAAAAGGGGAAGGAACTCGTTGAATCGTTTGAGGTAGTGGAACGGAAGGGAAAGAGGTTGAAAGTTAAGGGGAAGGACGGTTGCTTCCTCGTCTTCGTGAGAAAGAGGAACGTGAAGGTCCTGCGCGTGCCGTGCTCTTAG